One window from the genome of Halomicrobium zhouii encodes:
- a CDS encoding DUF7859 family protein translates to MQEWITYGILAALLMLFFFFYLMIRRTVQGFKEGMRGNRK, encoded by the coding sequence ATGCAGGAGTGGATCACCTACGGCATCCTCGCCGCCCTACTGATGCTGTTTTTCTTCTTCTACCTCATGATCCGCCGGACCGTCCAGGGGTTCAAGGAAGGGATGCGCGGGAACCGCAAGTAG
- the serB gene encoding phosphoserine phosphatase SerB, with product MLVAFDFDGTLSDSEMTVLLGSQNGTADDMADITERAMNDELEYAESLRQRCALLADLDDDLAQASFDEVRLRPGAAEVIAALREAGHYVTILTGGFERGVAAALEHEGVTVDSIVANRLLVDDGQLTGDVRGPHITGTKDNSLEVVTSVVDADPNDTVAVGDGANDLPMLQVASLAIGFDPKPAVEPACHETVETMEELGDLLEAEGIL from the coding sequence ATGCTAGTCGCGTTCGACTTCGACGGGACGCTCTCGGACTCCGAGATGACGGTGTTGCTGGGGAGCCAGAACGGCACGGCCGACGACATGGCCGACATCACCGAGCGGGCGATGAACGACGAGCTCGAGTACGCCGAGAGCCTCCGCCAGCGGTGTGCGCTGCTGGCGGACCTCGACGACGACCTGGCCCAGGCGTCCTTCGACGAGGTCCGCCTGCGACCCGGCGCCGCGGAGGTCATCGCGGCGCTCCGCGAGGCCGGCCACTACGTCACCATCCTCACCGGCGGGTTCGAGCGGGGCGTCGCGGCCGCACTGGAACACGAGGGCGTCACCGTCGACTCCATCGTCGCGAACCGACTGCTCGTCGACGACGGCCAGCTGACCGGCGACGTCCGCGGCCCGCACATCACGGGGACGAAGGACAACTCGCTGGAAGTGGTGACGAGCGTCGTCGACGCGGACCCGAACGACACCGTGGCCGTCGGCGATGGCGCCAACGACCTCCCGATGCTCCAGGTGGCGAGCCTCGCCATCGGCTTCGACCCGAAACCGGCCGTGGAGCCGGCCTGTCACGAGACCGTCGAGACGATGGAAGAACTGGGAGACCTGCTGGAAGCCGAAGGCATTCTGTAG
- a CDS encoding phage repressor protein, producing MKKLSENGLLRHVGNGAYLLTDEGEAYLDEEYDAEEGVYLDTGDTSSNGAPDEGTNDV from the coding sequence ATGAAGAAGCTTTCCGAGAACGGATTACTACGCCACGTCGGTAATGGTGCGTACCTCCTGACCGACGAAGGTGAAGCGTATCTCGACGAGGAGTACGACGCTGAGGAAGGTGTCTACCTCGATACCGGAGATACGTCGAGCAATGGAGCACCGGACGAAGGAACGAACGACGTGTAA
- a CDS encoding ATP-dependent DNA helicase: MATTDDDYLRFFPYEEPYDHQREAMATIHDALTDGRDVLFEGACGTGKTLASLVPALEYARHANKTVVITTNVHQQMRQFVEDARAITERERLRAVVFRGKGSMCHIDVDYEECQALRDTTRDLAEAEQDAAELEQRQADLLEEMQEGSDEAAEARSSVVDELQHLQEEIEELETERSTCDHYYRNLTTDTTDFYAWLNDDVRTPDDVYEYAHERGLCGYELLKEGMEGVDLVVCNYHHLLNPGIREQFFRWLGRDPEDVIAVFDEAHNVEDAAREHARRTLTETTLESAVDELADTDDARSEAAHNVVATFLRALRQAYDDAFGFGQRENVDEHWEDLPIANEDRRDDLTLAFLQAYSGPGFHEELDQAVELGRDLDEEYEEAFKNGETATREECQTLQAAQFLTDWLAESDDLGQYPVVSVRRDEGTGEVYGRAELYTCIPSNVTTDLFEELHAAVLMSATLRPFDVTADVLGLDEVETMAYGAQFPEERRRTYAVSGPALFASERDDPATQDTIGGVLEDAARMTPGNTLAFFPSYAEAERYHERVDVDGTTYLDRPGESANDLRESFVADDDAVLFTSLWGTLGEGVSYDGDDARTVVVVGVPYPHLDDRMDAVQEAYETAFDGADTEEAGWRYAVEIPTVRKTRQALGRVVRSPEDFGARILLDKRYTQEAEMEMRDYAVRGTFPPEERREMIDIAPDKLKFAMLNFYSDVDGYDGDPPTP, translated from the coding sequence GTGGCGACGACCGACGACGACTACCTGCGGTTTTTCCCCTACGAGGAGCCGTACGACCACCAGCGCGAGGCGATGGCCACCATCCACGACGCGCTGACCGACGGTCGCGACGTGCTCTTCGAGGGGGCCTGTGGCACCGGGAAGACGCTGGCGTCGCTCGTCCCGGCCCTGGAGTACGCCAGACACGCCAACAAGACCGTCGTCATCACGACGAACGTCCACCAGCAGATGCGCCAGTTCGTCGAGGACGCCAGGGCCATCACCGAGAGAGAGCGCCTGCGCGCCGTCGTCTTCCGCGGCAAGGGGTCGATGTGCCACATCGACGTCGACTACGAGGAGTGCCAGGCGCTGCGGGACACGACCCGGGACCTGGCCGAGGCCGAACAGGACGCCGCCGAACTCGAACAGCGCCAGGCCGACCTCCTCGAGGAGATGCAGGAGGGTAGCGACGAGGCCGCCGAGGCCCGCAGCTCCGTCGTCGACGAACTCCAGCACCTCCAGGAGGAAATCGAGGAACTGGAGACCGAGCGGTCGACCTGCGACCACTACTACCGCAACCTCACGACCGACACGACGGACTTCTACGCCTGGCTCAACGACGACGTCCGGACGCCCGACGACGTCTACGAGTACGCCCACGAGCGCGGCCTCTGTGGCTACGAACTGCTCAAGGAGGGGATGGAGGGCGTCGACCTCGTGGTCTGCAACTACCACCACCTCCTGAACCCGGGCATCCGCGAGCAGTTCTTCCGCTGGCTCGGCCGGGACCCGGAGGACGTCATCGCCGTCTTCGACGAGGCCCACAACGTCGAGGACGCGGCCCGGGAACACGCCAGGCGGACGCTCACCGAGACGACCCTGGAGAGCGCCGTCGACGAACTCGCCGACACGGACGACGCCCGCTCGGAGGCCGCTCACAACGTCGTCGCGACCTTTCTCCGGGCGCTCCGCCAGGCCTACGACGACGCCTTCGGCTTCGGCCAGCGCGAGAACGTCGACGAACACTGGGAGGACCTGCCCATCGCGAACGAGGACCGCCGCGACGACCTGACGCTGGCGTTCCTCCAGGCGTACTCCGGCCCGGGGTTCCACGAGGAACTCGACCAGGCCGTCGAACTCGGTCGCGACCTGGACGAGGAGTACGAGGAGGCGTTCAAGAACGGCGAGACCGCTACGAGAGAAGAGTGCCAGACGCTCCAGGCCGCACAGTTCCTGACGGACTGGCTCGCCGAGAGCGACGACCTCGGTCAGTATCCGGTGGTCTCGGTTCGGCGTGACGAGGGCACCGGCGAGGTGTACGGCCGCGCCGAACTGTACACCTGCATCCCCTCGAACGTGACGACGGACCTCTTCGAGGAGCTCCACGCCGCCGTGCTGATGAGCGCGACGCTGCGCCCCTTCGACGTGACCGCAGACGTCCTGGGCCTCGACGAGGTGGAGACGATGGCCTACGGCGCGCAGTTCCCCGAGGAACGCCGACGCACCTACGCCGTCTCCGGCCCGGCGCTGTTCGCCAGCGAGCGCGACGACCCGGCGACCCAGGACACCATCGGCGGCGTGCTAGAGGACGCCGCCCGGATGACGCCCGGCAACACCCTCGCCTTCTTCCCGAGCTACGCCGAGGCCGAGCGCTACCACGAGCGCGTCGACGTCGACGGGACGACCTACCTGGACCGGCCGGGCGAGTCGGCCAACGACCTCCGGGAGTCGTTCGTCGCGGACGACGACGCGGTCCTCTTTACCTCGCTGTGGGGCACGCTCGGCGAGGGCGTCAGCTACGACGGCGACGACGCCCGCACAGTCGTCGTCGTCGGCGTCCCCTACCCCCACCTCGACGACCGGATGGACGCCGTCCAGGAGGCCTACGAGACCGCCTTCGATGGAGCAGACACCGAAGAGGCCGGCTGGCGCTACGCCGTCGAGATCCCGACGGTCCGCAAGACTCGGCAGGCCCTCGGGCGCGTCGTCCGCTCGCCGGAGGACTTCGGCGCCCGCATCCTGCTCGACAAGCGCTACACGCAGGAGGCGGAGATGGAGATGCGCGACTACGCGGTCCGCGGAACCTTCCCCCCAGAGGAACGTCGGGAGATGATCGACATCGCCCCGGACAAGCTGAAGTTCGCGATGCTGAACTTCTACAGCGACGTCGACGGCTACGACGGCGACCCGCCGACACCGTAG
- a CDS encoding ArsR/SmtB family transcription factor: MSLLPSRDPATPDAEPRVIGVDSEDADDVLAALSAGTARKLLAELNETPAPPGELADRVDTSLQNAQYHLEKLETAGAVEVVDTAYSEKGREMDVYAPANQPLVICAGGEQETSGVRSALTSLLGGVGALAVASLLVQQLFGRGLETFFGPSVERGSAGGTTPDPSYLTNGTSAGGASAQATELVTETAASAAGPAQSAVGTILPPGLAFFAGGAVVLAFVFAIWYVDR; the protein is encoded by the coding sequence ATGTCACTCCTTCCCTCCAGGGACCCGGCGACGCCCGACGCGGAGCCCCGGGTGATCGGTGTCGACAGCGAGGACGCCGACGACGTGCTCGCGGCGCTCTCGGCGGGGACTGCGCGGAAACTGCTCGCCGAACTCAACGAGACGCCCGCGCCGCCGGGCGAACTCGCCGACCGCGTCGACACCTCGCTCCAGAACGCCCAGTACCACCTCGAGAAGCTCGAAACCGCCGGCGCCGTCGAAGTCGTCGACACGGCCTATTCCGAGAAGGGACGCGAGATGGACGTCTACGCGCCCGCGAACCAGCCGCTGGTCATCTGTGCCGGCGGGGAACAGGAGACCTCCGGCGTGCGGAGCGCACTGACGAGCCTGCTGGGCGGCGTCGGCGCGCTCGCGGTCGCCAGTTTACTCGTCCAGCAACTGTTCGGCCGCGGACTCGAGACGTTCTTTGGGCCGTCGGTCGAGCGCGGGAGCGCCGGCGGGACGACGCCGGACCCGAGCTACCTCACCAACGGGACCTCTGCCGGCGGTGCCTCCGCACAGGCGACGGAACTGGTGACGGAGACGGCCGCGAGCGCGGCCGGGCCGGCTCAGTCCGCCGTTGGGACGATTCTCCCGCCTGGACTCGCCTTCTTCGCGGGCGGCGCCGTCGTGCTGGCGTTCGTCTTCGCGATCTGGTACGTCGATCGGTGA
- a CDS encoding MFS transporter, which produces MTESATAKPPGRLGVFVSICTFSFLVNFGRIAFAPLVDFFISNGISPAAAGLAATAVWVGSALPRLPTGYLLTFVSRHRTLLGMGLGLSAAAAFTALAPGIWLTVVGALFVGLATGVFFIAANPLVSELYPEKVGIAVGLRGMSSQIAAVSAPFLVAVAIGMGSWRIAFGALAVLALAGTAAFALAVRRAELPTAGVDDRDLIAGIRAQWPLVAAGVVFVGFTGFVWQGVFNFYVTYLGAAKDIPPGTANNLLTLTFAAGVPSFIVAGRLADRFSYLSMLLSVLGGFVVTLVAFTMVEGVLAIAAVSVVMGLVVHGLFPVGDAYLLDNLPDENRASAYSGFSATMMLIQAPGSVAVGLLAQAGLSYSGVFYGYAGLVAVIAIGMAVLARAGKLPTGS; this is translated from the coding sequence ATGACGGAGTCGGCGACGGCGAAGCCCCCGGGCCGCCTGGGCGTCTTCGTCTCTATCTGTACGTTCTCGTTCCTGGTGAACTTCGGTCGGATCGCCTTCGCGCCGCTGGTGGACTTCTTCATCAGCAACGGCATCAGTCCCGCGGCGGCGGGCCTGGCGGCGACGGCGGTGTGGGTCGGCAGCGCGCTCCCTCGCCTCCCGACGGGGTACCTGCTCACCTTCGTCAGCCGGCACCGGACACTCCTGGGGATGGGACTGGGGCTCTCCGCGGCGGCGGCCTTTACCGCACTCGCGCCGGGCATCTGGCTGACGGTCGTCGGCGCGCTGTTCGTCGGCCTCGCGACGGGGGTGTTCTTCATCGCGGCCAACCCGCTGGTGAGCGAACTCTACCCCGAGAAGGTGGGCATCGCGGTCGGGTTGCGCGGGATGTCCTCCCAGATAGCCGCCGTCAGCGCGCCGTTCCTCGTCGCCGTCGCCATCGGCATGGGGTCGTGGCGCATCGCCTTCGGCGCGCTCGCCGTGCTGGCGCTCGCTGGAACGGCGGCCTTCGCCCTCGCCGTCCGCCGGGCCGAGTTACCCACCGCCGGCGTCGACGACCGCGACCTCATCGCGGGGATTCGCGCCCAGTGGCCGCTGGTGGCCGCCGGCGTCGTCTTCGTCGGCTTCACGGGCTTCGTCTGGCAGGGCGTGTTCAACTTCTACGTCACCTACCTCGGCGCCGCCAAGGACATCCCCCCGGGGACGGCCAACAACTTGCTGACGCTCACTTTCGCCGCCGGCGTCCCGTCGTTCATCGTCGCCGGCCGACTCGCCGACCGCTTCTCCTACCTCTCGATGCTCCTCTCGGTGCTCGGCGGCTTCGTCGTCACGCTGGTCGCGTTCACGATGGTCGAGGGCGTCCTCGCCATCGCCGCCGTCTCCGTCGTGATGGGCCTCGTCGTCCACGGCCTCTTTCCGGTGGGCGACGCCTACCTGCTGGACAACCTCCCCGACGAGAACCGCGCCAGCGCGTACTCGGGCTTTAGCGCGACGATGATGCTCATCCAGGCGCCCGGGAGCGTCGCTGTTGGTTTGTTGGCGCAGGCTGGGTTGAGCTATTCAGGCGTGTTCTACGGCTACGCTGGGCTTGTGGCTGTGATTGCGATCGGGATGGCCGTGCTGGCGAGGGCCGGGAAGTTGCCGACGGGGTCGTGA
- a CDS encoding cation diffusion facilitator family transporter, producing MAGSKSVVLAALVANGAIAVLKFFGFLLTGSAAMLSETYHSLSDTGNQVFLLIGIRYSDRARDRQHPFGYGKSQFFYSFLVSVFLFGIAGWESLKHGYSQLTGGGHGGGPHPGEAVEFLWISFTPPAWLDPVWVNYTVLLGAFVFETWALYKARAEMKRQMNANDWGGYREAFRKTSDTTTLTALTEDTIALLGIVIALVGLFLEQQTGNPFFDRVSALLIGIMLMSFAVALAWENKRLLLGESLPKDEEAKLREIVSTHPGVTDILDFRTVYFGPGQILITGDVAFEPDLDAADIDARITDIQEALRGAQEGIDRVYLETETL from the coding sequence ATGGCAGGAAGTAAATCGGTCGTCCTGGCGGCGCTCGTGGCCAACGGGGCCATCGCCGTCCTCAAGTTCTTCGGATTCCTCCTCACCGGCAGCGCCGCGATGCTGTCGGAGACGTACCACAGCCTCTCCGACACGGGCAACCAGGTGTTCCTGCTGATAGGGATCCGATACAGCGACCGGGCCCGCGACCGCCAGCACCCCTTCGGCTACGGGAAGTCACAGTTCTTCTATAGCTTCCTCGTGTCCGTGTTCCTGTTCGGTATCGCCGGCTGGGAGAGCCTCAAGCACGGCTACAGCCAGCTCACGGGCGGCGGTCACGGCGGTGGCCCCCACCCGGGGGAGGCCGTCGAGTTCCTCTGGATCAGCTTCACGCCGCCAGCCTGGCTCGACCCGGTCTGGGTGAACTACACCGTGCTGCTCGGCGCGTTCGTCTTCGAGACGTGGGCGCTCTACAAGGCACGGGCCGAGATGAAACGGCAGATGAACGCCAACGACTGGGGCGGTTACCGCGAAGCGTTCCGCAAGACCAGCGACACGACCACGCTAACCGCCCTGACGGAGGACACCATCGCCCTGCTCGGCATCGTCATCGCGCTGGTCGGCCTCTTCCTCGAACAGCAGACCGGAAACCCCTTCTTCGACCGGGTCTCGGCGCTGCTGATCGGGATCATGCTGATGAGCTTCGCCGTCGCGCTCGCCTGGGAGAACAAGCGCCTCTTGCTGGGCGAGAGCCTCCCGAAGGACGAGGAGGCGAAGCTTCGAGAGATCGTCAGCACCCACCCCGGCGTGACCGACATCCTCGACTTCCGGACCGTCTACTTCGGTCCCGGACAGATCCTTATCACCGGCGACGTCGCCTTCGAACCCGACCTCGACGCCGCTGACATCGACGCCCGGATCACGGACATCCAGGAGGCCCTCCGGGGGGCACAGGAGGGGATCGACCGGGTCTACCTCGAGACGGAGACCCTGTAG
- a CDS encoding DUF7577 domain-containing protein yields the protein MAIGQFELAFRVLAGLFVVVAPTLLFLGLWKGLTYLRDDELIERARRMDGRSSPSPDPTGISAFPSSAFDASEGVEVVVCDACGTANRAGVTFCRECFGRLPDD from the coding sequence ATGGCCATCGGTCAGTTCGAACTCGCGTTTCGAGTGCTGGCGGGACTGTTCGTCGTCGTCGCACCGACGCTGCTGTTTCTCGGCCTCTGGAAGGGGCTCACCTACCTGCGGGACGACGAACTGATCGAGCGGGCACGGCGGATGGACGGTCGCTCCAGCCCGTCGCCGGATCCGACCGGCATCTCAGCGTTCCCGTCGTCGGCGTTCGACGCGAGCGAGGGGGTGGAAGTCGTCGTCTGCGATGCCTGTGGGACGGCGAACAGGGCCGGTGTGACGTTCTGCCGGGAGTGTTTCGGGCGGCTGCCGGACGACTAG
- a CDS encoding metallophosphoesterase, producing MLAIVSDTHGTDGHRLEGRTLEAVREADTVVHAGDFTTEAVYDAFAAEAADLVAVHGNNDVPSLVERLPSVATLEWQGWRFVVVHGHEHTETSLSMLARQEAADVVVVGHSHRPELGELSGRVLVNPGSHADPRQFRPGHAEATATAERLVVRAHRPGEGVVGEVSRPS from the coding sequence GTGCTCGCCATCGTCTCCGACACCCACGGTACCGACGGCCATCGACTCGAGGGTCGCACCCTCGAAGCCGTTCGCGAGGCCGACACCGTCGTCCACGCCGGCGACTTCACCACCGAGGCCGTCTACGACGCGTTCGCGGCCGAGGCCGCGGACCTCGTTGCGGTCCACGGGAACAACGACGTCCCGTCGCTCGTCGAGCGTCTGCCGTCGGTCGCGACGCTGGAGTGGCAGGGCTGGCGGTTCGTGGTCGTCCACGGCCACGAACACACGGAGACGTCACTGTCGATGCTCGCGCGACAGGAAGCGGCTGACGTCGTCGTGGTCGGTCACTCGCACCGCCCGGAACTGGGAGAACTGTCCGGTCGCGTGCTGGTCAATCCGGGGAGTCACGCCGACCCGCGTCAGTTTCGGCCGGGACACGCCGAGGCCACTGCCACTGCCGAGAGACTGGTGGTTCGGGCGCATCGGCCGGGTGAGGGGGTCGTTGGGGAGGTGAGCCGTCCGTCGTGA
- a CDS encoding aminopeptidase codes for MDPRIRNHAEIVVNHSVSLEPGDDVLVVAPPIAEDLVVAIHELIGDVGANPVTMFDSDRAERAFLRAGDDEYETPAHELALIEETDAYISVRADDNVTETSDVDPATNAAYRQANQPVLEERLSKRWCGTQFPAPANAQLAEMSTEGYENFVWDAINKDWDAVREHQAQMVEILDPADEVRIVSGDTTDVTMSIDGNPTLNDYGEKNLPGGEVFTAPVADSVEGEVLFDKPLYHQGREVTDAYLRFEDGEVVEHSAAKNEDVLTQVLETDEGARYLGELGIGMNRDIDRFTYNMLFDEKMGDTVHMAVGRAYEDTVGEDNERNDSAVHVDMIVDMSADSSIEVDGEVVQRDGTFKFEDGFEE; via the coding sequence ATGGACCCCCGGATACGCAACCACGCCGAAATCGTCGTGAACCACTCCGTCTCGCTCGAACCCGGTGACGACGTGCTCGTGGTCGCGCCCCCCATCGCCGAGGATCTGGTCGTCGCCATCCACGAACTGATCGGCGACGTCGGTGCGAACCCCGTCACCATGTTCGACAGCGATCGTGCAGAACGGGCCTTCCTCCGCGCTGGCGACGACGAGTACGAGACGCCGGCCCACGAACTCGCCCTCATCGAGGAGACAGATGCGTACATCTCGGTCCGCGCGGACGACAACGTCACGGAGACCAGTGACGTCGACCCGGCGACGAACGCCGCGTACCGGCAGGCCAACCAGCCAGTCCTCGAAGAGCGCCTCTCGAAGCGCTGGTGTGGTACCCAGTTCCCCGCGCCGGCCAACGCCCAGCTGGCCGAGATGAGCACCGAGGGCTACGAGAACTTCGTCTGGGACGCCATCAACAAGGACTGGGACGCCGTCCGGGAACACCAGGCCCAGATGGTCGAGATCCTGGACCCCGCCGACGAGGTGCGGATCGTCTCCGGCGACACGACGGACGTCACCATGAGTATCGACGGCAACCCGACGCTCAACGACTACGGCGAGAAGAACCTCCCCGGCGGCGAGGTGTTCACCGCCCCCGTCGCCGACAGCGTCGAGGGCGAGGTGCTGTTCGACAAGCCCCTCTACCACCAGGGCCGGGAAGTAACGGACGCGTACCTCCGCTTCGAGGACGGCGAAGTCGTCGAGCACTCCGCCGCCAAGAACGAGGACGTCCTGACGCAGGTGCTGGAGACCGACGAGGGCGCCCGCTACCTCGGCGAACTCGGTATCGGGATGAACCGCGACATCGACCGGTTCACCTACAACATGCTGTTCGACGAGAAGATGGGCGACACCGTCCACATGGCCGTCGGCCGCGCCTACGAGGACACCGTCGGCGAGGACAACGAGCGCAACGATTCGGCCGTCCACGTCGACATGATCGTCGACATGAGTGCGGACTCCTCCATCGAGGTGGACGGAGAAGTGGTGCAGCGGGACGGGACGTTCAAATTTGAAGACGGGTTCGAGGAGTAG
- a CDS encoding tyrosine-type recombinase/integrase, producing the protein MTDLDPISPVDAVEMFLDAMRDEHAESTRKGERHRLRAFTQFCDEEGIENLNELTGRDLYKYRIWRREGQGDGREAIKLVTLKGQLASLRRFLRFCANIDAVPPEMYEQVTLPVMKNGEDVSDSTLEVDRAIEILDYLEKAQPGSRDHIILLLLWQTGARTGAIRGLDLEDVDLDGKHPRFSGPAIQFVHRPDQGTPLKNKQKGTRWNRISEKAARYIQDYIDYHRNDVTDDYGRNPLITTEYGRPAGNTFRTTLYRVTRPCWRGEPCPHDRDIDECEATHLDKASRCPSARSPHDVRSGRVTYYRREDVPRRVVQDRLNASEDILNRHYDRRSDREQAEQRSDFLPDI; encoded by the coding sequence ATGACTGATCTCGACCCGATTTCTCCCGTCGACGCCGTCGAGATGTTCCTTGACGCGATGCGGGACGAGCATGCGGAGTCCACGCGGAAAGGAGAGCGCCACAGGCTACGCGCTTTCACCCAGTTCTGCGACGAGGAAGGAATCGAGAACCTGAACGAGCTGACCGGCCGTGACCTATACAAATACCGCATCTGGCGTCGGGAAGGTCAGGGCGACGGCCGCGAAGCGATAAAGCTGGTCACCCTAAAGGGCCAGTTGGCATCGCTCCGCCGATTTCTCCGGTTCTGCGCTAACATCGACGCCGTCCCTCCGGAGATGTACGAACAGGTCACGCTCCCCGTAATGAAGAACGGCGAGGACGTGTCTGATAGCACGCTGGAGGTAGATCGAGCAATCGAGATTCTGGACTACTTGGAGAAAGCCCAGCCCGGCTCCCGTGATCACATCATACTGCTACTTCTCTGGCAAACCGGCGCTCGGACTGGGGCGATTCGCGGCCTCGACCTCGAGGACGTCGATCTCGATGGCAAACACCCTCGGTTTTCAGGTCCGGCTATTCAGTTCGTTCACCGGCCAGACCAGGGAACGCCGCTGAAGAACAAGCAGAAAGGAACTCGCTGGAACCGAATCAGCGAGAAAGCGGCTCGCTACATCCAGGATTACATCGACTATCACCGCAACGACGTTACTGACGACTACGGGCGGAACCCACTGATCACGACTGAGTACGGCCGTCCAGCTGGGAACACGTTCCGGACGACGTTGTATAGGGTCACCCGACCGTGCTGGCGCGGGGAACCCTGCCCGCACGATCGGGATATCGACGAGTGCGAAGCGACGCACCTGGACAAAGCTAGCAGGTGCCCGTCTGCTCGATCCCCTCACGACGTGCGTAGTGGTCGAGTGACCTACTACCGACGGGAGGACGTTCCCCGTCGAGTAGTGCAAGACCGCCTTAATGCGAGTGAGGATATTCTAAATCGCCACTACGACCGCCGTTCGGACCGTGAACAGGCAGAACAGCGCAGCGACTTCCTCCCAGATATTTAG
- a CDS encoding erythromycin esterase family protein, translated as MRRESDVSRREFAALAGTLGASALSGCIGGDDGAGETALNSTSTTSTDATTSDAPTTETAASSELLDAIEREAVSFELTASAENLDAVANRLAESAIVGIGEASHGVSEFKSIPRLLVRRLVSDHSYRLIAMEGTLGEFAPVNAYVTEGEGDLESALSALEFHFWGSDQVREMLAWLRAFNEGRPRDDRVAVRGYDAQFYDVNARALRTYLERVDPDFLTEIADSLEPLTTRSHGSASAYMTDSQVALIEDLRTRLETKESEYVEQGSESAVELAQRHVWTLEQGLRFMEKFAAEEFPAGKEIRDEAMADNVAWLREWTGADRAVVMGSANHTMGNAAPASKPGTRMGQHLADEFSSDYYSLGLLFGSGSFAVPANHAKTEFETFETGGLLDGTLESTLADAASSPLFLDFEAARERSVLDEWIAGASTIQVTTPSAPENGARPLPDPPGEVLDGLVFVRDVSAASFPYTE; from the coding sequence ATGAGACGGGAAAGCGATGTTTCGCGGCGCGAGTTCGCGGCGCTGGCCGGGACACTCGGAGCCAGTGCGCTCTCGGGATGCATCGGCGGTGACGACGGTGCGGGAGAAACGGCACTGAACTCGACGTCCACCACCAGCACTGACGCGACCACGTCGGACGCACCGACGACCGAAACGGCGGCGTCGAGCGAACTCCTCGACGCCATCGAGCGGGAAGCGGTCTCGTTCGAACTGACCGCCTCGGCCGAGAACCTCGACGCCGTCGCAAATCGGCTCGCGGAATCTGCCATCGTGGGCATCGGTGAGGCCTCCCACGGCGTCAGCGAGTTCAAGTCGATTCCCCGCCTGCTCGTCCGAAGACTCGTGAGCGACCACAGCTATCGCCTGATCGCGATGGAGGGTACCCTCGGCGAGTTCGCGCCCGTGAACGCGTACGTCACCGAGGGCGAGGGCGACCTCGAATCGGCGCTGTCCGCCCTCGAGTTCCACTTCTGGGGGTCGGACCAGGTCCGGGAGATGCTGGCGTGGCTCCGCGCGTTCAACGAGGGTCGACCGCGGGACGACCGCGTCGCCGTGCGAGGATACGACGCCCAGTTCTACGACGTGAATGCGAGGGCGCTCCGCACCTACCTCGAGCGCGTCGACCCGGACTTCCTGACCGAGATAGCCGACTCGCTGGAGCCGCTCACCACGCGGTCCCACGGGTCCGCGTCTGCGTACATGACCGACTCGCAGGTCGCCCTGATCGAGGACCTCCGGACCCGACTGGAGACGAAAGAGAGCGAGTACGTCGAACAGGGCTCCGAGTCCGCGGTGGAACTCGCACAGCGACACGTCTGGACGCTGGAGCAGGGGCTCCGGTTCATGGAGAAGTTCGCCGCCGAGGAGTTTCCGGCTGGCAAAGAGATACGCGACGAGGCGATGGCCGACAACGTGGCGTGGCTCCGGGAGTGGACGGGCGCGGACCGGGCCGTCGTGATGGGGAGCGCGAACCACACGATGGGGAACGCCGCGCCGGCGAGTAAGCCGGGAACGCGGATGGGCCAGCACCTGGCCGACGAGTTCAGCTCGGACTACTACTCGCTGGGACTGCTGTTCGGGTCGGGGTCGTTCGCGGTGCCGGCCAACCACGCGAAGACCGAGTTCGAGACGTTCGAGACGGGCGGTCTCCTGGACGGGACGCTCGAATCGACGCTCGCTGACGCCGCCTCGTCGCCGCTGTTTCTCGACTTCGAGGCGGCGCGCGAGCGGTCCGTACTCGACGAGTGGATAGCAGGGGCCTCGACGATACAGGTCACGACACCCAGCGCTCCGGAGAACGGCGCCCGACCACTGCCGGATCCGCCCGGCGAAGTACTCGACGGGCTCGTCTTCGTTCGCGACGTCTCTGCGGCGTCGTTCCCCTACACCGAGTGA